Proteins encoded in a region of the Methanotorris formicicus Mc-S-70 genome:
- a CDS encoding phosphatase PAP2 family protein, which yields MEKNMRFIKFAEIISRAFPFLAISAFPCIVSDVRSLISLAIIPAVIWILWAKIKNQKWDIPDRNGRIVPLTIMVIYGFVLVIIEPNFLTKFYLTNVLSLLIITSFWKISIHCYGLSAIIVALIKFNQICNNLLYFVVFIYMGFLIFTMWSRIYLEKHTPLQVVVGTLLGFGQNLIFLYLFS from the coding sequence TTGGAAAAAAATATGAGATTCATTAAATTCGCAGAGATTATTTCAAGAGCTTTTCCATTTTTAGCAATATCTGCCTTTCCATGCATAGTATCTGATGTTAGGAGTTTGATATCTTTGGCTATAATTCCTGCCGTAATTTGGATTTTGTGGGCAAAAATTAAGAATCAAAAATGGGACATTCCAGATAGGAATGGAAGGATAGTCCCCTTAACCATTATGGTAATATATGGATTTGTACTGGTTATTATTGAACCAAATTTCTTAACAAAATTTTATTTGACCAATGTTCTATCTTTACTAATAATAACATCATTTTGGAAGATAAGCATACATTGCTATGGATTGTCGGCGATAATAGTAGCACTAATTAAATTTAATCAGATTTGTAATAACTTGCTGTATTTCGTAGTTTTTATTTACATGGGATTCCTTATATTTACGATGTGGTCACGTATATATTTGGAGAAACATACTCCTCTGCAAGTTGTTGTGGGGACTTTATTGGGATTTGGTCAAAATTTGATATTTTTATATTTGTTTAGTTAA
- a CDS encoding DUF1786 domain-containing protein produces MEILCIDIGKGTQDILYINTNKNIENSIKLILPSPTSILAEKISLMNEDLRIDGVIMGGGPVNRAIIEHIKKGFNVEISENAARTIRDDLEEVKKRGVIIKESIENPNVIFRDLDFDMLKNIFTPIGKEFNPNFVCVACQDHGFVKGQSDRITRFKYFENTLKETKNPYKFYFKEKTNYFSRFDAILETLKENNYEGFVMDSKIASICGILNYARENNINEFIGLDIGNGHTLGVSIKDGEIVGLFEHHTRLLTPEKLKNIVDKLADGTLKNEEIFNDNGHGSVVLDSINPEEILIAGPNREMFKDYGKYAYPGGDVMITGCIGLYDTLKSMKVF; encoded by the coding sequence ATGGAAATCTTATGCATAGATATCGGGAAGGGGACTCAGGACATCCTATACATAAACACCAACAAAAACATCGAAAATTCCATAAAACTAATACTTCCATCCCCAACATCAATTTTAGCAGAAAAAATAAGCCTAATGAATGAAGATTTAAGAATAGATGGCGTCATAATGGGGGGAGGTCCAGTAAATAGAGCGATAATTGAGCATATAAAAAAAGGATTTAACGTTGAAATATCAGAAAATGCAGCAAGAACAATAAGAGATGATTTAGAGGAGGTAAAGAAGAGGGGAGTAATCATTAAAGAAAGTATAGAAAATCCAAACGTCATTTTTAGAGATTTGGATTTTGATATGCTAAAAAATATATTCACACCAATAGGGAAGGAATTTAATCCCAACTTTGTATGCGTAGCGTGTCAAGACCATGGTTTTGTTAAAGGGCAAAGTGACAGAATCACAAGGTTTAAATACTTTGAAAATACGTTGAAAGAGACAAAAAATCCATATAAATTTTACTTTAAAGAAAAAACAAATTATTTCTCAAGATTTGATGCAATCTTAGAAACCTTAAAAGAAAACAACTATGAAGGATTTGTAATGGACAGTAAAATTGCCTCCATATGTGGAATTTTAAATTACGCGAGGGAAAACAACATTAACGAGTTTATAGGTTTAGATATAGGTAATGGCCATACATTAGGAGTTTCTATAAAAGATGGAGAAATTGTTGGATTATTTGAGCATCATACAAGGCTCCTAACTCCAGAAAAACTAAAAAATATTGTCGATAAATTGGCAGATGGTACATTAAAAAATGAAGAAATATTTAACGACAACGGTCATGGATCTGTGGTTTTAGATAGTATAAACCCAGAGGAAATTTTAATAGCCGGACCGAATAGAGAGATGTTTAAGGATTATGGAAAATACGCCTATCCTGGCGGGGATGTAATGATTACTGGATGTATTGGATTGTATGATACATTAAAATCTATGAAAGTATTCTGA